One window of Phycodurus eques isolate BA_2022a chromosome 17, UOR_Pequ_1.1, whole genome shotgun sequence genomic DNA carries:
- the stim1b gene encoding stromal interaction molecule 1b isoform X1, which translates to MAHVCLWLVCFLSVRVGKGDHANPDHQHHRYDAVSGLCAMDQQLCEDENALLSFEAICSIHKQMDDDADGTVDAAETDEFLREDLKYHDPKAKHSSFHRADLHISVGDMWDAWKNSEVYNWTGEQVEEWLLLSVELPQYAETFRKHGLDGKALPRLAVKNTTLTGSVLKILERSHAQKLQLKALDTVLFGPPPGRQNRWKDLVLGVSILAALGGCWFAYVQTRRSRDDLSRLMKDLEGLQRAEQSLLDMQEKLQKAQEDQRCVQVEKVKVEEELRNEINTAKQEAQRLRELREGTENERSRQKYAEEELEQVRMALKKAERELESRARWSPPDTLQMWLQLTHEIEVQYYNIKKQSAERQLLQAREGAEKIKKKRSSLFGTFHVAHSSSLDDVDHKILSAKQALADVTAALREKLHRWQNIESLTGFCLVTNPGLGALAAALNLDPSFLGLRPATPQHLLLSDDLDDMDEDILSPGTLKYAAWQMDRRVSDLWPLSGIADNQSPWKLSAQSLTPLQQRTGDSAMMFSSQRDIMDRSNSDSPLLISHSESRSPYGSKTLLLPTRLQQTQSPRIRGGGVGGLEKSSSLGELRGTSAAVLSSSCSTRSLCITADTADSPVLFSAVQTPPRWSPVEDGREEGDVSGGGRRRNAFNKIFKKKK; encoded by the exons ATggcgcatgtgtgtttgtggctgGTGTGCTTCCTGAGCGTCCGTGTAGGCAAAGGTGATCATGCCAACCCAGACCATCAACATCACCGTTACGACGCAGTCTCAG GTCTGTGTGCGATGGATCAGCAGCTGTGTGAGGACGAGAACGCCCTGTTGAGTTTCGAGGCCATTTGCAGCATCCACAAACAGATGGACGACGACGccgacggcacggtggacgcgGCCGAGACGGACGAG TTCCTGCGGGAGGATCTCAAGTATCACGACCCGAAAGCCAAGCACAGCAGCTTCCACCGTGCAGACCTGCACATTAGTGTGGGGGACATGTGGGACGCCTGGAAGAACTCAGAAG taTATAACTGGACAGGCGAACAGGTAGAAGAGTGGCTGCTGCTGAGCGTGGAGCTTCCCCAATACGCCGAAACCTTCCGGAAACACGGGCTGGACGGCAAGGCGTTACCAAG GCTGGCGGTGAAGAACACCACCCTCACCGGCTCGGTATTGAAAATTTTAGAGCGTAGTCACGCTCAAAAGCTGCAGCTAAAGGCTCTGGATACTGTGCTGTTTGGACCACCGCCAG GCCGACAGAACCGGTGGAAGGACCTTGTTCTGGGCGTGTCTATCCTCGCGGCGCTGGGCGGCTGCTGGTTTGCGTACGTCCAGACGAGGAGGTCCAGGGACGACCTGAGCAGGCTGATGAAGGACCTGGAGGGTCTTCAGCGGGCTGAGCAGAGCCTGCTGGACATGCAGGAGAA gcTGCAAAAGGCCCAGGAGGATCAGCGCTGCGTTCAGGTGGAGAAGGTGAAGGTTGAGGAGGAGCTGAGGAACGAGATCAACACGGCCAAACAGGAAGCCCAGCGGCTCCGGGAGCTCCGTGAGGGAACCGAGAACGAGAGGAGTCGCCAGAAGTATGCAGAGGAGGAACTGGAGCAG GTGAGGATGGCACTGAAGAAGGCCGAGAGGGAGCTGGAGTCGCGAGCTCGCTGGTCGCCGCCGGACACGCTGCAGATGTGGCTGCAGCTTACGCACGAGATAGAAGTTCAGTACTACAACATCAAGAAGCAGAGCGCCGAGAGGCAGCTGCTGCAAGCAAGGGAGGGG GCCGAGAAGATCAAGAAGAAGAGAAGTTCTCTATTTGGGACATTCCATGTGGCTCACAGCTCCTCGTTAGATGACGTGGACCACAAGATCCTCTCTGCCAA ACAGGCCTTGGCTGATGTGACAGCCGCGCTGCGAGAGAAGCTGCACCGCTGGCAGAATATCGAGTCCCTGACGGGTTTCTGTCTGGTCACCAACCCTGGCCTGGGTGCGCTGGCTGCCGCCCTCAATTTGGACCCGTCCTTCCTAGGCCTGCGACCGGCGACGCCGCAGCACctcctcctgtccgatgacctGGACGACATGGACGAGGACATCCTGTCACCCGGGACGCTAAAAT ATGCAGCCTGGCAGATGGACCGACGAGTGAGCGACCTCTGGCCACTGAGCGGCATCGCGGACAACCAATCGCCGTGGAAGCTCTCTG CTCAGAGTCTGACGCCCCTGCAGCAAAGGACGGGAGACTCCGCTATGATGTTCAGCTCTCAGAG GGACATTATGGATCGCTCCAACTCGGACTCCCCGCTCCTGATCTCTCACAGTGAATCAAGAAGCCCGTACGGTTCCAAGACTCTCCTCTTGCCCACTCGACTCCAGCAGACTCAGAGCCCCAGAatcagaggaggaggagtaggAGGCCTAGAAAAGAGCTCAAGCCTCGGGGAGCTGAGGGGTACTTCCGCCGCcgtcctctcctcctcctgctctacTCGCTCGCTGTGCATCACGGCCGACACCGCCGACAGTCCCGTCCTCTTTTCGGCGGTTCAGACACCCCCTAggtggagtcctgtggaggaCGGACGCGAAGAGGGTGACGTGTCGGGTGGCGGGCGTCGCAGAAACGCCTTTAATAAAATCttcaaaaagaagaaatga
- the stim1b gene encoding stromal interaction molecule 1b isoform X2: MAHVCLWLVCFLSVRVGKGDHANPDHQHHRYDAVSGLCAMDQQLCEDENALLSFEAICSIHKQMDDDADGTVDAAETDEFLREDLKYHDPKAKHSSFHRADLHISVGDMWDAWKNSEVYNWTGEQVEEWLLLSVELPQYAETFRKHGLDGKALPRLAVKNTTLTGSVLKILERSHAQKLQLKALDTVLFGPPPGRQNRWKDLVLGVSILAALGGCWFAYVQTRRSRDDLSRLMKDLEGLQRAEQSLLDMQEKLQKAQEDQRCVQVEKVKVEEELRNEINTAKQEAQRLRELREGTENERSRQKYAEEELEQVRMALKKAERELESRARWSPPDTLQMWLQLTHEIEVQYYNIKKQSAERQLLQAREGAEKIKKKRSSLFGTFHVAHSSSLDDVDHKILSAKPWLM, translated from the exons ATggcgcatgtgtgtttgtggctgGTGTGCTTCCTGAGCGTCCGTGTAGGCAAAGGTGATCATGCCAACCCAGACCATCAACATCACCGTTACGACGCAGTCTCAG GTCTGTGTGCGATGGATCAGCAGCTGTGTGAGGACGAGAACGCCCTGTTGAGTTTCGAGGCCATTTGCAGCATCCACAAACAGATGGACGACGACGccgacggcacggtggacgcgGCCGAGACGGACGAG TTCCTGCGGGAGGATCTCAAGTATCACGACCCGAAAGCCAAGCACAGCAGCTTCCACCGTGCAGACCTGCACATTAGTGTGGGGGACATGTGGGACGCCTGGAAGAACTCAGAAG taTATAACTGGACAGGCGAACAGGTAGAAGAGTGGCTGCTGCTGAGCGTGGAGCTTCCCCAATACGCCGAAACCTTCCGGAAACACGGGCTGGACGGCAAGGCGTTACCAAG GCTGGCGGTGAAGAACACCACCCTCACCGGCTCGGTATTGAAAATTTTAGAGCGTAGTCACGCTCAAAAGCTGCAGCTAAAGGCTCTGGATACTGTGCTGTTTGGACCACCGCCAG GCCGACAGAACCGGTGGAAGGACCTTGTTCTGGGCGTGTCTATCCTCGCGGCGCTGGGCGGCTGCTGGTTTGCGTACGTCCAGACGAGGAGGTCCAGGGACGACCTGAGCAGGCTGATGAAGGACCTGGAGGGTCTTCAGCGGGCTGAGCAGAGCCTGCTGGACATGCAGGAGAA gcTGCAAAAGGCCCAGGAGGATCAGCGCTGCGTTCAGGTGGAGAAGGTGAAGGTTGAGGAGGAGCTGAGGAACGAGATCAACACGGCCAAACAGGAAGCCCAGCGGCTCCGGGAGCTCCGTGAGGGAACCGAGAACGAGAGGAGTCGCCAGAAGTATGCAGAGGAGGAACTGGAGCAG GTGAGGATGGCACTGAAGAAGGCCGAGAGGGAGCTGGAGTCGCGAGCTCGCTGGTCGCCGCCGGACACGCTGCAGATGTGGCTGCAGCTTACGCACGAGATAGAAGTTCAGTACTACAACATCAAGAAGCAGAGCGCCGAGAGGCAGCTGCTGCAAGCAAGGGAGGGG GCCGAGAAGATCAAGAAGAAGAGAAGTTCTCTATTTGGGACATTCCATGTGGCTCACAGCTCCTCGTTAGATGACGTGGACCACAAGATCCTCTCTGCCAA GCCTTGGCTGATGTGA
- the rhogb gene encoding ras homolog family member Gb isoform X1 — translation MTVGVIMQTIKCVVVGDGAVGKTCLLISYTTGAFPKEYIPTVFDNYSSQVTVDSRIISLNLWDTAGQEEYDRLRTLSYPQTNVFIICFSISSPASYENVKHKWHPEVSHHCPGVPILLVGTKSDLRNDVDTQRKLKEQNQAPVTHHQGVALARQIQAVRYLECSALNQDGIKDVFTEAVRAFLNPEPIVTKRPCVLL, via the exons ATGACG GTTGGCGTGATCATGCAGACAATCAAGTGTGTTGTGGTTGGCGACGGCGCCGTGGGGAAGACCTGCCTCCTCATCTCCTACACTACTGGAGCCTTTCCCAAAGAGTACATCCCCACTGTGTTTGACAACTACAGCAGCCAG GTGACAGTGGACAGCAGAATCATCAGCCTGAACCTCTGGGACACGGCGGGCCAGGAGGAGTACGACCGCCTGAGGACGCTGTCGTATCCGCAGACCAACGTCTTCATCATTTGCTTCTCCATCTCAAGCCCAGCATCCTACGAGAATGTCAAACACAAATGGCACcctgag GTGTCACACCACTGCCCTGGCGTCCCCATTCTCCTGGTGGGCACCAAGAGCGACCTCCGAAACGACGTAGACACCCAGAGGAAGCTGAAGGAGCAGAACCAGGCGCCAGTCACTCATCACCAGGGCGTGGCGCTCGCCCGCCAGATCCAAGCCGTGCGCTACCTGGAGTGTTCCGCCCTCAATCAGGACGGCATCAAGGACGTGTTCACCGAGGCCGTCAGGGCCTTCCTCAACCCAGAGCCCATCGTCACCAAGAGGCCTTGCGTGCTGCTCTAA
- the rhogb gene encoding ras homolog family member Gb isoform X2 → MQTIKCVVVGDGAVGKTCLLISYTTGAFPKEYIPTVFDNYSSQVTVDSRIISLNLWDTAGQEEYDRLRTLSYPQTNVFIICFSISSPASYENVKHKWHPEVSHHCPGVPILLVGTKSDLRNDVDTQRKLKEQNQAPVTHHQGVALARQIQAVRYLECSALNQDGIKDVFTEAVRAFLNPEPIVTKRPCVLL, encoded by the exons ATGCAGACAATCAAGTGTGTTGTGGTTGGCGACGGCGCCGTGGGGAAGACCTGCCTCCTCATCTCCTACACTACTGGAGCCTTTCCCAAAGAGTACATCCCCACTGTGTTTGACAACTACAGCAGCCAG GTGACAGTGGACAGCAGAATCATCAGCCTGAACCTCTGGGACACGGCGGGCCAGGAGGAGTACGACCGCCTGAGGACGCTGTCGTATCCGCAGACCAACGTCTTCATCATTTGCTTCTCCATCTCAAGCCCAGCATCCTACGAGAATGTCAAACACAAATGGCACcctgag GTGTCACACCACTGCCCTGGCGTCCCCATTCTCCTGGTGGGCACCAAGAGCGACCTCCGAAACGACGTAGACACCCAGAGGAAGCTGAAGGAGCAGAACCAGGCGCCAGTCACTCATCACCAGGGCGTGGCGCTCGCCCGCCAGATCCAAGCCGTGCGCTACCTGGAGTGTTCCGCCCTCAATCAGGACGGCATCAAGGACGTGTTCACCGAGGCCGTCAGGGCCTTCCTCAACCCAGAGCCCATCGTCACCAAGAGGCCTTGCGTGCTGCTCTAA
- the LOC133415568 gene encoding post-GPI attachment to proteins factor 2-like, whose product MSQNVLQLNHNKTEIIVFGNKEKRIAVSKYLESLSLKTKDQVRNHGVLRDSDLTFNSHIKSITKTAFYHLKNISRVKACMCQADQEKVIHAFISSRLDYCNGLLTGLPKKSIKQLQLIQNAAATDSGQIVEHRVQSKHGEAAFSYYAAHKWNKLPTEVTSAPIVNVFKSSTQARMLHLPYSSLERDRPLIRLSYTIFVIGMVLLPVAGLLLSLFISIIYHFEDVNYTHCHVSNYLPSISAAISHVPELYIWRFCIGLHSAPRFLLAATYFSFYRNRFAARLPELLLSWLAFVCNLSENCALLLLTYVASTEIYTVHKGGFLTFIVSSQLYMLITCRLWYLIKTHYVNQEELRSYRWKVRLLLFNLSCCVAAAYFFRRHNIHCEAGVYTLFAFFEYLVVFSNMAFHTTSILDFGKEFVVVAILPEDKKY is encoded by the exons atgagccaaaatgttcttcaattaaaccacaacaaaacggagataattgtttttggcaataaagaaaagagaattgctgttagtaaatacctggagtcactctctttaaaaaccaaagaccaagtccgaaaccatGGTGTTCTGagagattccgacctgactttcaacagtcatatcaaatcaattactaaaactgccttctaccatctgaagaacatatccagagtgaaggcttgcatgtgtcaagcagaccaggagaaggtcatccatgcttttatctcaagtagacttgactattgtaatggtcttctgactggactccctaaaaagagcattaaacaactgcagctcattcagaatgctgcagcgacagactcgggtcaaatagtggagcacagagtccaaagcaaacatggtgaagcagcatttagctattatgctgcacacaaatggaataaattgccaacagaagtgacgtcagccccaattgtgaatgtttttaaatccag TACCCAGGCCAGGATGCTCCACCTCCCATACAGCAGTCTGGAACGGGATCGGCCCCTAATCCGGCTTTCCTACACCATCTTCGTCATAGGGATGGTTCTTCTCCCTGTGGCTGGCCTACTTTTGTCCCTGTTCATTTCTATCATATACCACTTTGAAGATGTCAACTACACGCACTGTCAT GTGTCCAACTACCTCCCGTCCATCAGTGCTGCCATCAGCCACGTGCCGGAGCTCTACATCTGGCGCTTCTGCATCGGGCTGCACTCAGCGCCACGGTTCCTGTTGGCTGCCACGTATTTCAGTTTCTACCGAAATCGCTTTGCCGCCAGGCTTCCGGAGCTGCTCCTGAGCTGGCTGGCGTTCGTGTGCAACCTGTCTGAAAACTGTGCCCTGCTGCTCCTCACCTATGTAGCGTCCACAGAGATCTACA CTGTTCACAAAGGCGGCTTCCTGACGTTCATTGTGAGCTCACAACTGTACATGCTTATTACATGCAGATTGTGGTATTTGATCAAGACACACTATGTGAACCAAGAG GAGCTGAGGTCGTACAGGTGGAAGGTGCGCCTGCTCCTCTTCAACTTGAGCTGCTGTGTGGCTGCCGCGTACTTCTTCAGACGCCACAACATACACTGTGAGGCCGGAG TCTACACGCTGTTTGCTTTCTTCGAGTACCTGGTGGTCTTCTCCAACATGGCCTTCCATACCACGTCGATCTTGGACTTTGGGAAAGAATTTGTGGTGGTGGCCATACTGCCTGAAgacaaaaaatactga